From a single Opisthocomus hoazin isolate bOpiHoa1 chromosome 6, bOpiHoa1.hap1, whole genome shotgun sequence genomic region:
- the NEXN gene encoding nexilin isoform X1 yields MNDMAQKTEILLSSSKPVQKSYVPKLHKGDVKDKFEAMQKAREERNQRRSRDEKQRRKEQYVREREWNRRKQEMKDLLGSDEDDDAKSSRTEKGYVPKLIGTVKGKFAEMEKQRQEEERKRTEEERKRRIEQDMIEKRKIQRELAKKAQEIDDFNNTGTESAGEEGDDSLLVTVVPVKPTKTPGKMKINFENTGKERAEQRERRDEEVKLKYEEQNQFLKETKCLSFIMGENEGNERQEPLSPGKLKITFEELERHRQENQRRQAEEEARQRLEEEKRAFEEARQQMVNEGGDEESENSVKEFRPGKLRLSFEEIERQRREEEKRKAEEDARRRIEEEKRAFAEARKNMVLDDESPEMFKTFSQESLIPGKLEINFEELLRQKMEEEKRRTEEERRQKLEMEKQEFQQLRQEMGELEEESETFELSKEYEELIKLKRSGSIQAKNLKSKFEKIGQLSQEEIQKKIEEERAKRRAMDEEIREREAEKFQEDDEVDVRPAKKSEAPFTHKVNMKARFEQMARAREEEEQRRIEEQKLLRMQFEQKEIDAALQKKREEEEEEEGSIINGSTCEDEEDQTRSGAPWFKKSLRNTSVVDGEPVRFTVKITGEPKPEVTWWFEGEMLQDSEDYQYIERGETYCLYLPETFPEDEGEYMCKAVNNRGTSASTCILTIETDDY; encoded by the exons ATGAATGACATGGCACAGAAAACCGAG ATTCTGCTTTCTTCATCTAAACCCGTCCAAAAATCCTATGTGCCCAAGCTTCACAAGGGTGATGTAAAGGATAAATTTGAAGCTATGCAGAAAGCaagggaagaaagaaatcaaaggaGATCTAGAgatgaaaagcaaagaagaaaagaacaatatGTTAGAGAGAGAGAATGGAACAGGAGAAAGCAGGag ATGAAAGACCTGCTTGGAtctgatgaagatgatgatgcaAAATCATCTAGAACAGAAAAAGGTTACGTTCCAAAGCTAATAG GAACCGTTAAAGGGAAGTTTGCAGAAATGGAGAAGCAAaggcaagaagaagaaagaaaaagaacggAAGAAGAAAGAAAGCGCAGAATTGAACAAGATATgattgagaaaagaaaaattcaaagagAATTAGCAAAAAAAGCACAGGAG ATTGATGACTTTAACAATACGGGAACTGAATCAGCAGGAGAG GAAGGGGATGATTCACTGCTAGTCACAGTAGTGCCTgtaaaacccaccaaaacacctGGGAAGATGAAAATAAACTTTGAGAACACAGGAAAGGAGAGAGCAGAACAAAGAGAGAGACGGGATGAAGAAGTGAAGCTAAAATATGAGGAACAAAACCAGTTCCTTAAGGAAACCAAGTGCCTTTCATTTATCATG GGTGAAAATGAAGGCAATGAAAGACAAGAGCCTCTGTCTCCTGGTAAGCTGAAAATAACATTTGAAGAACTTGAAAGACATAGACAGGAAAATCAAAGGCGGCAAGCAGAGGAAGAAGCAAGACAGCGTTTAGAAGAGGAAAAACGTGCCTTTGAAGAGGCTAGACAGCAAATG GTAAATGAAGGTGGTGATGAAGAATCTGAAAATTCTGTTAAAGAGTTCCGTCCTGGTAAACTCAGGCTCAGTTTTGAGGAGATAGAAagacagaggagagaagaggaaaagaggaaagcagaagaagATGCAAGGCGACGcatagaagaggagaaaagagcatTTGCTGAAGCAAGGAAGAACATG GTGTTGGATGATGAATCACcagaaatgtttaaaacattttctcaaGAATCTCTCATACCTGGTAAACTGGAAATTAATTTTGAGGAGTTGCTGAGacaaaaaatggaagaagaaaagagacgCACAGAAGAAGAGCGTAGGCAAAAGTTGGAAATGGAAAAGCAAGAATTCCAACAGTTGAGACAAGAAATGGGAGAG CTAGAAGAAGAGTCTGAAACTTTTGAGCTAAGCAAAGAATATGAAGAATTAATAAAGCTAAAAAGAAGTGGTTCTATTCAGGCAAAGAACTTAAAAAGCAAGTTTGAGAAAATAGGACAGTTGTCTcaagaagaaatacagaagaagaTTGAAGAAGAGCGAGCTAAGAGAAGAGCAATGgatgaagaaataagagaaagggAAGCTGAAAAATTTCAAGAG gatgATGAGGTAGATGTGAGACCAGCCAAGAAATCTGAGGCTCCGTTTACTCATAAAGTAAACATGAAGGCCCGTTTTGAGCAAATGGCAAGAGCcagggaagaagaggagcagaggagaaTTGAAGAACAGAAGTTACTACGCATGCAGTTTGAACAAAAAGAAATTGATGCGGCATTACAGAAG aaaagggaagaggaagaagaagaagagggaagCATTATTAATGGTTCTACTTGTGAAGACGAGGAGGATCAAACTCGATCTGGAGCTCCCTGGTTCAAGAAGTCACTGAGAAACACATCAGTCGTCGATGGCGAGCCAGTGAGATTTACAGTTAAAATCACCGGAGAACCAAAACCTGAGGTTACGTGGTGGTTTGAGGGGGAGATGTTGCAGGACTCTGAGGACTATCAATACATCGAAAGAGGAGAAACCTATTGCCTTTACTTGCCAGAAACCTTCCCAGAAGATGAAGGGGAATATATGTGTAAAGCAGTTAACAACAGAGGCACATCTGCTAGCACCTGTATTCTCACCATTGAAA CTGATGACTACTAA
- the NEXN gene encoding nexilin isoform X3, with the protein MNDMAQKTEILLSSSKPVQKSYVPKLHKGDVKDKFEAMQKAREERNQRRSRDEKQRRKEQYVREREWNRRKQEMKDLLGSDEDDDAKSSRTEKGYVPKLIGTVKGKFAEMEKQRQEEERKRTEEERKRRIEQDMIEKRKIQRELAKKAQEEGDDSLLVTVVPVKPTKTPGKMKINFENTGKERAEQRERRDEEVKLKYEEQNQFLKETKCLSFIMGENEGNERQEPLSPGKLKITFEELERHRQENQRRQAEEEARQRLEEEKRAFEEARQQMVNEGGDEESENSVKEFRPGKLRLSFEEIERQRREEEKRKAEEDARRRIEEEKRAFAEARKNMVLDDESPEMFKTFSQESLIPGKLEINFEELLRQKMEEEKRRTEEERRQKLEMEKQEFQQLRQEMGELEEESETFELSKEYEELIKLKRSGSIQAKNLKSKFEKIGQLSQEEIQKKIEEERAKRRAMDEEIREREAEKFQEDDEVDVRPAKKSEAPFTHKVNMKARFEQMARAREEEEQRRIEEQKLLRMQFEQKEIDAALQKKREEEEEEEGSIINGSTCEDEEDQTRSGAPWFKKSLRNTSVVDGEPVRFTVKITGEPKPEVTWWFEGEMLQDSEDYQYIERGETYCLYLPETFPEDEGEYMCKAVNNRGTSASTCILTIETDDY; encoded by the exons ATGAATGACATGGCACAGAAAACCGAG ATTCTGCTTTCTTCATCTAAACCCGTCCAAAAATCCTATGTGCCCAAGCTTCACAAGGGTGATGTAAAGGATAAATTTGAAGCTATGCAGAAAGCaagggaagaaagaaatcaaaggaGATCTAGAgatgaaaagcaaagaagaaaagaacaatatGTTAGAGAGAGAGAATGGAACAGGAGAAAGCAGGag ATGAAAGACCTGCTTGGAtctgatgaagatgatgatgcaAAATCATCTAGAACAGAAAAAGGTTACGTTCCAAAGCTAATAG GAACCGTTAAAGGGAAGTTTGCAGAAATGGAGAAGCAAaggcaagaagaagaaagaaaaagaacggAAGAAGAAAGAAAGCGCAGAATTGAACAAGATATgattgagaaaagaaaaattcaaagagAATTAGCAAAAAAAGCACAGGAG GAAGGGGATGATTCACTGCTAGTCACAGTAGTGCCTgtaaaacccaccaaaacacctGGGAAGATGAAAATAAACTTTGAGAACACAGGAAAGGAGAGAGCAGAACAAAGAGAGAGACGGGATGAAGAAGTGAAGCTAAAATATGAGGAACAAAACCAGTTCCTTAAGGAAACCAAGTGCCTTTCATTTATCATG GGTGAAAATGAAGGCAATGAAAGACAAGAGCCTCTGTCTCCTGGTAAGCTGAAAATAACATTTGAAGAACTTGAAAGACATAGACAGGAAAATCAAAGGCGGCAAGCAGAGGAAGAAGCAAGACAGCGTTTAGAAGAGGAAAAACGTGCCTTTGAAGAGGCTAGACAGCAAATG GTAAATGAAGGTGGTGATGAAGAATCTGAAAATTCTGTTAAAGAGTTCCGTCCTGGTAAACTCAGGCTCAGTTTTGAGGAGATAGAAagacagaggagagaagaggaaaagaggaaagcagaagaagATGCAAGGCGACGcatagaagaggagaaaagagcatTTGCTGAAGCAAGGAAGAACATG GTGTTGGATGATGAATCACcagaaatgtttaaaacattttctcaaGAATCTCTCATACCTGGTAAACTGGAAATTAATTTTGAGGAGTTGCTGAGacaaaaaatggaagaagaaaagagacgCACAGAAGAAGAGCGTAGGCAAAAGTTGGAAATGGAAAAGCAAGAATTCCAACAGTTGAGACAAGAAATGGGAGAG CTAGAAGAAGAGTCTGAAACTTTTGAGCTAAGCAAAGAATATGAAGAATTAATAAAGCTAAAAAGAAGTGGTTCTATTCAGGCAAAGAACTTAAAAAGCAAGTTTGAGAAAATAGGACAGTTGTCTcaagaagaaatacagaagaagaTTGAAGAAGAGCGAGCTAAGAGAAGAGCAATGgatgaagaaataagagaaagggAAGCTGAAAAATTTCAAGAG gatgATGAGGTAGATGTGAGACCAGCCAAGAAATCTGAGGCTCCGTTTACTCATAAAGTAAACATGAAGGCCCGTTTTGAGCAAATGGCAAGAGCcagggaagaagaggagcagaggagaaTTGAAGAACAGAAGTTACTACGCATGCAGTTTGAACAAAAAGAAATTGATGCGGCATTACAGAAG aaaagggaagaggaagaagaagaagagggaagCATTATTAATGGTTCTACTTGTGAAGACGAGGAGGATCAAACTCGATCTGGAGCTCCCTGGTTCAAGAAGTCACTGAGAAACACATCAGTCGTCGATGGCGAGCCAGTGAGATTTACAGTTAAAATCACCGGAGAACCAAAACCTGAGGTTACGTGGTGGTTTGAGGGGGAGATGTTGCAGGACTCTGAGGACTATCAATACATCGAAAGAGGAGAAACCTATTGCCTTTACTTGCCAGAAACCTTCCCAGAAGATGAAGGGGAATATATGTGTAAAGCAGTTAACAACAGAGGCACATCTGCTAGCACCTGTATTCTCACCATTGAAA CTGATGACTACTAA
- the NEXN gene encoding nexilin isoform X4 — translation MNDMAQKTEMKDLLGSDEDDDAKSSRTEKGYVPKLIGTVKGKFAEMEKQRQEEERKRTEEERKRRIEQDMIEKRKIQRELAKKAQEIDDFNNTGTESAGEEGDDSLLVTVVPVKPTKTPGKMKINFENTGKERAEQRERRDEEVKLKYEEQNQFLKETKCLSFIMGENEGNERQEPLSPGKLKITFEELERHRQENQRRQAEEEARQRLEEEKRAFEEARQQMVNEGGDEESENSVKEFRPGKLRLSFEEIERQRREEEKRKAEEDARRRIEEEKRAFAEARKNMVLDDESPEMFKTFSQESLIPGKLEINFEELLRQKMEEEKRRTEEERRQKLEMEKQEFQQLRQEMGELEEESETFELSKEYEELIKLKRSGSIQAKNLKSKFEKIGQLSQEEIQKKIEEERAKRRAMDEEIREREAEKFQEDDEVDVRPAKKSEAPFTHKVNMKARFEQMARAREEEEQRRIEEQKLLRMQFEQKEIDAALQKKREEEEEEEGSIINGSTCEDEEDQTRSGAPWFKKSLRNTSVVDGEPVRFTVKITGEPKPEVTWWFEGEMLQDSEDYQYIERGETYCLYLPETFPEDEGEYMCKAVNNRGTSASTCILTIETDDY, via the exons ATGAATGACATGGCACAGAAAACCGAG ATGAAAGACCTGCTTGGAtctgatgaagatgatgatgcaAAATCATCTAGAACAGAAAAAGGTTACGTTCCAAAGCTAATAG GAACCGTTAAAGGGAAGTTTGCAGAAATGGAGAAGCAAaggcaagaagaagaaagaaaaagaacggAAGAAGAAAGAAAGCGCAGAATTGAACAAGATATgattgagaaaagaaaaattcaaagagAATTAGCAAAAAAAGCACAGGAG ATTGATGACTTTAACAATACGGGAACTGAATCAGCAGGAGAG GAAGGGGATGATTCACTGCTAGTCACAGTAGTGCCTgtaaaacccaccaaaacacctGGGAAGATGAAAATAAACTTTGAGAACACAGGAAAGGAGAGAGCAGAACAAAGAGAGAGACGGGATGAAGAAGTGAAGCTAAAATATGAGGAACAAAACCAGTTCCTTAAGGAAACCAAGTGCCTTTCATTTATCATG GGTGAAAATGAAGGCAATGAAAGACAAGAGCCTCTGTCTCCTGGTAAGCTGAAAATAACATTTGAAGAACTTGAAAGACATAGACAGGAAAATCAAAGGCGGCAAGCAGAGGAAGAAGCAAGACAGCGTTTAGAAGAGGAAAAACGTGCCTTTGAAGAGGCTAGACAGCAAATG GTAAATGAAGGTGGTGATGAAGAATCTGAAAATTCTGTTAAAGAGTTCCGTCCTGGTAAACTCAGGCTCAGTTTTGAGGAGATAGAAagacagaggagagaagaggaaaagaggaaagcagaagaagATGCAAGGCGACGcatagaagaggagaaaagagcatTTGCTGAAGCAAGGAAGAACATG GTGTTGGATGATGAATCACcagaaatgtttaaaacattttctcaaGAATCTCTCATACCTGGTAAACTGGAAATTAATTTTGAGGAGTTGCTGAGacaaaaaatggaagaagaaaagagacgCACAGAAGAAGAGCGTAGGCAAAAGTTGGAAATGGAAAAGCAAGAATTCCAACAGTTGAGACAAGAAATGGGAGAG CTAGAAGAAGAGTCTGAAACTTTTGAGCTAAGCAAAGAATATGAAGAATTAATAAAGCTAAAAAGAAGTGGTTCTATTCAGGCAAAGAACTTAAAAAGCAAGTTTGAGAAAATAGGACAGTTGTCTcaagaagaaatacagaagaagaTTGAAGAAGAGCGAGCTAAGAGAAGAGCAATGgatgaagaaataagagaaagggAAGCTGAAAAATTTCAAGAG gatgATGAGGTAGATGTGAGACCAGCCAAGAAATCTGAGGCTCCGTTTACTCATAAAGTAAACATGAAGGCCCGTTTTGAGCAAATGGCAAGAGCcagggaagaagaggagcagaggagaaTTGAAGAACAGAAGTTACTACGCATGCAGTTTGAACAAAAAGAAATTGATGCGGCATTACAGAAG aaaagggaagaggaagaagaagaagagggaagCATTATTAATGGTTCTACTTGTGAAGACGAGGAGGATCAAACTCGATCTGGAGCTCCCTGGTTCAAGAAGTCACTGAGAAACACATCAGTCGTCGATGGCGAGCCAGTGAGATTTACAGTTAAAATCACCGGAGAACCAAAACCTGAGGTTACGTGGTGGTTTGAGGGGGAGATGTTGCAGGACTCTGAGGACTATCAATACATCGAAAGAGGAGAAACCTATTGCCTTTACTTGCCAGAAACCTTCCCAGAAGATGAAGGGGAATATATGTGTAAAGCAGTTAACAACAGAGGCACATCTGCTAGCACCTGTATTCTCACCATTGAAA CTGATGACTACTAA
- the NEXN gene encoding nexilin isoform X2: MNDMAQKTEILLSSSKPVQKSYVPKLHKGDVKDKFEAMQKAREERNQRRSRDEKQRRKEQYVREREWNRRKQEMKDLLGSDEDDDAKSSRTEKGYVPKLIGTVKGKFAEMEKQRQEEERKRTEEERKRRIEQDMIEKRKIQRELAKKAQEIDDFNNTGTESAGEEGDDSLLVTVVPVKPTKTPGKMKINFENTGKERAEQRERRDEEVKLKYEEQNQFLKETKCLSFIMGENEGNERQEPLSPGKLKITFEELERHRQENQRRQAEEEARQRLEEEKRAFEEARQQMVNEGGDEESENSVKEFRPGKLRLSFEEIERQRREEEKRKAEEDARRRIEEEKRAFAEARKNMVLDDESPEMFKTFSQESLIPGKLEINFEELLRQKMEEEKRRTEEERRQKLEMEKQEFQQLRQEMGELEEESETFELSKEYEELIKLKRSGSIQAKNLKSKFEKIGQLSQEEIQKKIEEERAKRRAMDEEIREREAEKFQEDDEVDVRPAKKSEAPFTHKVNMKARFEQMARAREEEEQRRIEEQKLLRMQFEQKEIDAALQKKREEEEEEEGSIINGSTCEDEEDQTRSGAPWFKKSLRNTSVVDGEPVRFTVKITGEPKPEVTWWFEGEMLQDSEDYQYIERGETYCLYLPETFPEDEGEYMCKAVNNRGTSASTCILTIESKS; encoded by the exons ATGAATGACATGGCACAGAAAACCGAG ATTCTGCTTTCTTCATCTAAACCCGTCCAAAAATCCTATGTGCCCAAGCTTCACAAGGGTGATGTAAAGGATAAATTTGAAGCTATGCAGAAAGCaagggaagaaagaaatcaaaggaGATCTAGAgatgaaaagcaaagaagaaaagaacaatatGTTAGAGAGAGAGAATGGAACAGGAGAAAGCAGGag ATGAAAGACCTGCTTGGAtctgatgaagatgatgatgcaAAATCATCTAGAACAGAAAAAGGTTACGTTCCAAAGCTAATAG GAACCGTTAAAGGGAAGTTTGCAGAAATGGAGAAGCAAaggcaagaagaagaaagaaaaagaacggAAGAAGAAAGAAAGCGCAGAATTGAACAAGATATgattgagaaaagaaaaattcaaagagAATTAGCAAAAAAAGCACAGGAG ATTGATGACTTTAACAATACGGGAACTGAATCAGCAGGAGAG GAAGGGGATGATTCACTGCTAGTCACAGTAGTGCCTgtaaaacccaccaaaacacctGGGAAGATGAAAATAAACTTTGAGAACACAGGAAAGGAGAGAGCAGAACAAAGAGAGAGACGGGATGAAGAAGTGAAGCTAAAATATGAGGAACAAAACCAGTTCCTTAAGGAAACCAAGTGCCTTTCATTTATCATG GGTGAAAATGAAGGCAATGAAAGACAAGAGCCTCTGTCTCCTGGTAAGCTGAAAATAACATTTGAAGAACTTGAAAGACATAGACAGGAAAATCAAAGGCGGCAAGCAGAGGAAGAAGCAAGACAGCGTTTAGAAGAGGAAAAACGTGCCTTTGAAGAGGCTAGACAGCAAATG GTAAATGAAGGTGGTGATGAAGAATCTGAAAATTCTGTTAAAGAGTTCCGTCCTGGTAAACTCAGGCTCAGTTTTGAGGAGATAGAAagacagaggagagaagaggaaaagaggaaagcagaagaagATGCAAGGCGACGcatagaagaggagaaaagagcatTTGCTGAAGCAAGGAAGAACATG GTGTTGGATGATGAATCACcagaaatgtttaaaacattttctcaaGAATCTCTCATACCTGGTAAACTGGAAATTAATTTTGAGGAGTTGCTGAGacaaaaaatggaagaagaaaagagacgCACAGAAGAAGAGCGTAGGCAAAAGTTGGAAATGGAAAAGCAAGAATTCCAACAGTTGAGACAAGAAATGGGAGAG CTAGAAGAAGAGTCTGAAACTTTTGAGCTAAGCAAAGAATATGAAGAATTAATAAAGCTAAAAAGAAGTGGTTCTATTCAGGCAAAGAACTTAAAAAGCAAGTTTGAGAAAATAGGACAGTTGTCTcaagaagaaatacagaagaagaTTGAAGAAGAGCGAGCTAAGAGAAGAGCAATGgatgaagaaataagagaaagggAAGCTGAAAAATTTCAAGAG gatgATGAGGTAGATGTGAGACCAGCCAAGAAATCTGAGGCTCCGTTTACTCATAAAGTAAACATGAAGGCCCGTTTTGAGCAAATGGCAAGAGCcagggaagaagaggagcagaggagaaTTGAAGAACAGAAGTTACTACGCATGCAGTTTGAACAAAAAGAAATTGATGCGGCATTACAGAAG aaaagggaagaggaagaagaagaagagggaagCATTATTAATGGTTCTACTTGTGAAGACGAGGAGGATCAAACTCGATCTGGAGCTCCCTGGTTCAAGAAGTCACTGAGAAACACATCAGTCGTCGATGGCGAGCCAGTGAGATTTACAGTTAAAATCACCGGAGAACCAAAACCTGAGGTTACGTGGTGGTTTGAGGGGGAGATGTTGCAGGACTCTGAGGACTATCAATACATCGAAAGAGGAGAAACCTATTGCCTTTACTTGCCAGAAACCTTCCCAGAAGATGAAGGGGAATATATGTGTAAAGCAGTTAACAACAGAGGCACATCTGCTAGCACCTGTATTCTCACCATTGAAAGTAAGAGTTAG
- the NEXN gene encoding nexilin isoform X5 has product MNDMAQKTEMKDLLGSDEDDDAKSSRTEKGYVPKLIGTVKGKFAEMEKQRQEEERKRTEEERKRRIEQDMIEKRKIQRELAKKAQEIDDFNNTGTESAGEEGDDSLLVTVVPVKPTKTPGKMKINFENTGKERAEQRERRDEEVKLKYEEQNQFLKETKCLSFIMGENEGNERQEPLSPGKLKITFEELERHRQENQRRQAEEEARQRLEEEKRAFEEARQQMVNEGGDEESENSVKEFRPGKLRLSFEEIERQRREEEKRKAEEDARRRIEEEKRAFAEARKNMVLDDESPEMFKTFSQESLIPGKLEINFEELLRQKMEEEKRRTEEERRQKLEMEKQEFQQLRQEMGELEEESETFELSKEYEELIKLKRSGSIQAKNLKSKFEKIGQLSQEEIQKKIEEERAKRRAMDEEIREREAEKFQEDDEVDVRPAKKSEAPFTHKVNMKARFEQMARAREEEEQRRIEEQKLLRMQFEQKEIDAALQKKREEEEEEEGSIINGSTCEDEEDQTRSGAPWFKKSLRNTSVVDGEPVRFTVKITGEPKPEVTWWFEGEMLQDSEDYQYIERGETYCLYLPETFPEDEGEYMCKAVNNRGTSASTCILTIESKS; this is encoded by the exons ATGAATGACATGGCACAGAAAACCGAG ATGAAAGACCTGCTTGGAtctgatgaagatgatgatgcaAAATCATCTAGAACAGAAAAAGGTTACGTTCCAAAGCTAATAG GAACCGTTAAAGGGAAGTTTGCAGAAATGGAGAAGCAAaggcaagaagaagaaagaaaaagaacggAAGAAGAAAGAAAGCGCAGAATTGAACAAGATATgattgagaaaagaaaaattcaaagagAATTAGCAAAAAAAGCACAGGAG ATTGATGACTTTAACAATACGGGAACTGAATCAGCAGGAGAG GAAGGGGATGATTCACTGCTAGTCACAGTAGTGCCTgtaaaacccaccaaaacacctGGGAAGATGAAAATAAACTTTGAGAACACAGGAAAGGAGAGAGCAGAACAAAGAGAGAGACGGGATGAAGAAGTGAAGCTAAAATATGAGGAACAAAACCAGTTCCTTAAGGAAACCAAGTGCCTTTCATTTATCATG GGTGAAAATGAAGGCAATGAAAGACAAGAGCCTCTGTCTCCTGGTAAGCTGAAAATAACATTTGAAGAACTTGAAAGACATAGACAGGAAAATCAAAGGCGGCAAGCAGAGGAAGAAGCAAGACAGCGTTTAGAAGAGGAAAAACGTGCCTTTGAAGAGGCTAGACAGCAAATG GTAAATGAAGGTGGTGATGAAGAATCTGAAAATTCTGTTAAAGAGTTCCGTCCTGGTAAACTCAGGCTCAGTTTTGAGGAGATAGAAagacagaggagagaagaggaaaagaggaaagcagaagaagATGCAAGGCGACGcatagaagaggagaaaagagcatTTGCTGAAGCAAGGAAGAACATG GTGTTGGATGATGAATCACcagaaatgtttaaaacattttctcaaGAATCTCTCATACCTGGTAAACTGGAAATTAATTTTGAGGAGTTGCTGAGacaaaaaatggaagaagaaaagagacgCACAGAAGAAGAGCGTAGGCAAAAGTTGGAAATGGAAAAGCAAGAATTCCAACAGTTGAGACAAGAAATGGGAGAG CTAGAAGAAGAGTCTGAAACTTTTGAGCTAAGCAAAGAATATGAAGAATTAATAAAGCTAAAAAGAAGTGGTTCTATTCAGGCAAAGAACTTAAAAAGCAAGTTTGAGAAAATAGGACAGTTGTCTcaagaagaaatacagaagaagaTTGAAGAAGAGCGAGCTAAGAGAAGAGCAATGgatgaagaaataagagaaagggAAGCTGAAAAATTTCAAGAG gatgATGAGGTAGATGTGAGACCAGCCAAGAAATCTGAGGCTCCGTTTACTCATAAAGTAAACATGAAGGCCCGTTTTGAGCAAATGGCAAGAGCcagggaagaagaggagcagaggagaaTTGAAGAACAGAAGTTACTACGCATGCAGTTTGAACAAAAAGAAATTGATGCGGCATTACAGAAG aaaagggaagaggaagaagaagaagagggaagCATTATTAATGGTTCTACTTGTGAAGACGAGGAGGATCAAACTCGATCTGGAGCTCCCTGGTTCAAGAAGTCACTGAGAAACACATCAGTCGTCGATGGCGAGCCAGTGAGATTTACAGTTAAAATCACCGGAGAACCAAAACCTGAGGTTACGTGGTGGTTTGAGGGGGAGATGTTGCAGGACTCTGAGGACTATCAATACATCGAAAGAGGAGAAACCTATTGCCTTTACTTGCCAGAAACCTTCCCAGAAGATGAAGGGGAATATATGTGTAAAGCAGTTAACAACAGAGGCACATCTGCTAGCACCTGTATTCTCACCATTGAAAGTAAGAGTTAG